In a genomic window of Nodosilinea sp. E11:
- a CDS encoding mechanosensitive ion channel family protein, translating into MAATSVVAQFFPLPTPEGSSEILPVDVERRGTLESAGVQLDGQVLFRIASPMVVNRAEVGTQMPVEVRARQIESNLQRLFPDRGATSAQLDPETLQVVIEPIDNYPVLFVRDAGLAEARVLLTVTNTDAQYHATSETLLAEQWQSILDQELRQALMLRQPEVMQQQLMTTVQVLAATLGLTLVLWLIRLQLGRYQNRLYQRKAAESALFEAHHQTRNNASAPDQTSPLGQGAYYHFQLERQLHGVRLVRWLLFWGTASLWALATAYSLNLFPQTRQFARTIVLAPVVILFTWFVVGLIDKLIDLGVDRFIQKFAKGQPLTSTNLQRINTIAQVIKGVKMVVVYIVGLIWVLQWLNLIPGSVLALGTLVALVISFAAQNLVKDLVNGFLILIEDQFRIGDVVIIGDIDGFVENLNLRITQLRNPQGQLITLPNSSITHVRNLTRHWSRATLDFEVAYNTDINRALAVVRETADQMAQDPQWQPLILDTHEFFGVQQISHTGIVIQIWIKTIPLKQWLVSMEFRRRVKIAFDQHHIQIGAPRQIWLQEDPQALGPAQQQFYSSSGD; encoded by the coding sequence ATGGCTGCCACCAGCGTAGTGGCCCAATTTTTTCCCCTACCAACCCCTGAGGGCAGTAGTGAAATCCTCCCTGTCGATGTCGAACGGCGGGGTACTCTCGAATCAGCTGGCGTACAACTCGATGGGCAAGTCCTCTTCCGCATTGCCTCTCCCATGGTGGTAAATCGGGCTGAGGTAGGTACGCAGATGCCGGTGGAGGTGCGCGCCAGACAGATCGAATCCAACTTACAGCGTCTGTTTCCTGATCGTGGTGCGACATCTGCCCAGCTAGACCCAGAGACCCTCCAGGTCGTGATTGAGCCAATTGACAACTACCCCGTCCTGTTTGTCAGAGATGCAGGCTTGGCCGAAGCTAGGGTATTGCTGACCGTGACCAACACCGATGCTCAATACCATGCCACGAGCGAAACGCTGCTGGCCGAGCAGTGGCAAAGCATTTTAGACCAAGAGCTGCGCCAGGCCCTGATGCTGCGGCAGCCCGAGGTAATGCAACAACAGCTCATGACAACGGTGCAGGTGCTGGCTGCGACCCTAGGGTTGACCTTAGTACTGTGGCTGATTCGTCTACAGTTGGGGCGCTACCAAAACCGCCTGTACCAACGCAAAGCTGCCGAGTCTGCCCTATTTGAAGCCCATCATCAAACCAGAAACAACGCGTCTGCCCCTGACCAAACATCGCCCTTAGGTCAGGGGGCCTACTATCATTTCCAGCTAGAACGACAGCTACACGGCGTGCGCCTGGTGCGCTGGCTACTGTTCTGGGGCACAGCTTCGCTCTGGGCTTTGGCCACAGCCTACAGCTTAAATCTGTTTCCCCAAACCCGTCAATTTGCCAGAACAATTGTCTTGGCCCCGGTGGTGATTTTGTTCACCTGGTTTGTCGTGGGGCTGATCGACAAGCTAATTGATCTTGGCGTCGATCGCTTTATTCAAAAATTTGCCAAGGGCCAGCCGCTGACCTCCACCAACCTCCAGCGCATCAACACCATTGCCCAGGTGATCAAGGGGGTCAAAATGGTGGTGGTTTATATCGTGGGCCTGATCTGGGTTTTGCAGTGGCTCAACCTCATACCAGGATCGGTGCTGGCCCTGGGCACCCTAGTGGCCCTGGTGATTTCGTTTGCGGCCCAAAACCTAGTTAAAGATCTGGTCAACGGGTTTTTAATCTTGATCGAAGACCAGTTTCGCATTGGTGACGTGGTGATCATTGGCGATATCGACGGATTTGTAGAAAATCTCAACCTGCGGATCACCCAGCTACGCAACCCCCAGGGACAGCTAATTACTCTACCCAATAGCTCCATTACCCACGTCAGAAACCTGACCCGTCACTGGTCGCGGGCGACGCTCGATTTTGAAGTCGCCTACAACACCGATATCAACCGCGCCCTGGCGGTGGTGCGAGAAACTGCCGACCAGATGGCCCAAGACCCCCAGTGGCAGCCGTTGATTCTCGATACCCATGAGTTTTTTGGGGTGCAGCAAATCTCTCACACCGGCATCGTGATCCAGATCTGGATTAAAACTATTCCGCTCAAGCAGTGGCTGGTGTCAATGGAATTTCGGCGGCGGGTCAAAATCGCTTTTGATCAACATCACATTCAAATTGGTGCCCCTCGGCAGATTTGGCTACAAGAA